Proteins encoded in a region of the Leguminivora glycinivorella isolate SPB_JAAS2020 chromosome 23, LegGlyc_1.1, whole genome shotgun sequence genome:
- the LOC125238225 gene encoding ionotropic receptor 75a-like — protein sequence MEKFKTIICAIFICSPCSISISKENDIKVIVDVIQSFKKPSDVIATLNWTTTDKNILTDKLAQAEIPRSIKFVKDIHAKDLVYPEKIIFMSDVIGDSVEFLYKAVTKKYFGRPYRWIIINRPAFEFNIPLEIDDMHMLPDSEVYVMQLVNDSYKINLVYKITANHAWIIENYGNWSTIYGLSISGRAKEALAMKRRNLARATIVTSTVVVDNATVDDLEALRYKEIDSIAKCGYHQLAALYEFMNASREIILTKEWGYRVNGTWHGMIGHLVDGTAELAGAVLFITKDRMPIIEYLSHPIASAVKFIFREPPLSYQNNLYLLPFRASVWCCIGSFVVVLIGAMYVSAYWEGKKSAGDEHKPDGTHEPVLVPKISDVTVFVMSAISQQGSNVELKGMLGRFVIFILFLVFVFLYTAYSASIVVLLQSSSNQIRTLTDLLNSKLELGVEDTPYNRYWFMNEKEPIRRAIYEKKIAPSGSKPKFFDLTEGVLQLQKKPFALNCNLGVAYRVIERYFYEHEKCGLQEISYIQDDNPWQAVRRGSPYREIFKIGLLRNAEFGLNDRTNRIMFSKKPVCSVRGGSFVSVSLVDCYPILLLLIYGMILGVVLLLVEILHHRKMLSCKNSSQKLLVGTRPRSEFSDNEIF from the exons atggaaaaatttaaaacaattaTTTGTGCGATATTTATATGTTCGCCGTGTTCTATATCAATTTCTAAAGAAAATGATATAAAAGTAATAGTTGATGTAATTCAATCTTTTAAGAAACCATCTGATGTGATTGCAACTTTAAATTGGACAACTA CCGATAAAAACATATTGACAGACAAACTGGCACAGGCAGAGATTCCAAGGTCTATAAAATTCGTAAAAGATATACATGCTAAAGATCTCGTTTATCCAGAGAAGATAATTTTTATGTCAGACGTTATTGGAGATTCAGTGGAGTTTTTATATAAA GCTGTaacgaaaaaatattttggaagACCTTATAGATGGATTATAATCAACAGACCAGCTTTTGAATTCAACATACCTCTTGAAATAGACGACATGCACATGCTACCAGATTCTGAAGTCTATGTCATGCAGCTCGTTAATGATAGCTACAAGATAAATTTGG TATACAAAATCACAGCCAACCATGCCTGGATAATCGAGAACTACGGCAACTGGTCAACTATCTATGGTCTCTCCATATCAGGCCGCGCTAAAGAGGCGTTGGCTATGAAACGGAGGAACTTGGCTAGAGCAACCATTGTCACATCCACGGTTGTCGTTGATAACGCAACTGTAGATGATTTGGAAGCATTGCG CTACAAGGAAATAGACTCCATCGCAAAATGCGGCTACCACCAACTGGCTGCCCTTTACGAGTTCATGAACGCGAGCAGAGAGATCATTCTGACGAAGGAGTGGGGGTACCGCGTCAATGGGACGTGGCATGGCATGATCGGACACTTGGTTGATGGGACGGCAGAGTTGGCAG GAGCCGTGCTATTCATAACGAAAGACCGCATGCCGATCATCGAATACCTCTCCCACCCGATTGCGAGTGCAGTCAAGTTCATCTTCCGCGAACCACCGCTCTCCTACCAGAACAACTTGTACCTCCTGCCGTTTCGAGCCTCTGTGTGGTGCTGTATCGGATCTTTCGTGGTCGTTCTGATTGGGGCTATGTATGTAAGCGCGTATTGGGAGGGGAAGAAGTCAGCAGGAGACGAG CACAAACCCGATGGAACACACGAACCAGTGCTGGTTCCAAAAATAAGCGATGTGACGGTTTTCGTGATGAGCGCTATTTCTCAGCAAGGAAGCAATGTGGAGTTAAAGG GAATGCTAGGTCGCTTCGTGATTTTCATCCTATTCCTAGTATTTGTGTTCCTCTACACGGCATATTCCGCCAGCATCGTTGTTCTGCTGCAGTCCAGCTCCAACCAAATACGGACCCTCACGGATTTGCTCAACTCCAAGCTCGAGCTGGGGGTTGAAGACACGCCGTATAATAGGTACTGGTTTATG AATGAGAAAGAACCAATAAGAAGAGCAATCTATGAGAAGAAAATAGCTCCCAGTGGATCGAAACCCAAGTTCTTTGATTTGACAGAAGGAGTACTGCAGCTACAAAAG AAACCATTTGCCCTCAACTGTAACTTGGGAGTGGCTTACAGAGTCATAGAGAGGTATTTCTATGAGCATGAAAAGTGTGGACTTCAGGAAATCTCTTACATACAAGACGACAATCCATGGCAGGCAGTTAGAAGAGGGTCACCCTATAGGGAGATCTTTAAGATAGG CCTCCTCCGAAACGCTGAATTTGGCCTAAACGACCGCACCAACCGTATCATGTTCTCCAAGAAACCTGTCTGCTCCGTCCGCGGAGGCAGCTTTGTATCCGTTTCCCTCGTCGACTGCTACCCTATTCTCCTTCTACTAATATATGGGATGATACTTGGAGTAGTGTTACTGCTTGTGGAGATTTTACATCATCGGAAGATGTTGTCTTGTAAAAATAGTAGTCAAAAGCTGCTTGTAGGTACTAGACCTCGGTCTGAATTTTCTGATAATGAGATATTTTAA
- the LOC125238226 gene encoding uncharacterized protein LOC125238226: MAYILIVLLITLTIIANYHTSTSEAYPLEGKSKKKFKTTNMIYARRADTTKTNITTTTLIDPNMKFKFGITYPLGVKTHAGYSVDLVTRKTPPTNFFPMGSSLFTVTQFPIPHLWMVEYSRQDNCDFIIRLCMKAYDTGFVCATALRGEKFTFENYCSMNYANCNLRSDVWQVAYFGHCLLPRMPDNGEEYDIEGDNFLESAIINEPPFNPLTGEQEGLF, from the exons ATGGCATACATTTTGATCGTATTACTAATAACTCTAACAATAATTGCAA ATTATCATACATCAACTTCGGAAGCCTATCCACTTGAAGGAAAATCAAAGAAAAAGTTCAAAACTACGAAC ATGATTTATGCTCGCCGAGCAGACACTACAAAAACAAATATTACCACAACCACTTTAATAGATCCAAATATGAAGTTCAAGTTTGGGATAACTTATCCTCTCGGTGTGAAGACTCACGCAGGATATTCGGTTGA TCTGGTGACAAGAAAAACGCCCCCCACTAACTTCTTTCCCATGGGATCTTCGCTTTTCACCGTCACGCAGTTCCCCATACCACATTTGTGGATGGTAGAATACTCTAGACAAGATAACTGTGATTTTATCATCAGACTTTGTATGAAAGCATATGA CACTGGCTTCGTCTGCGCAACAGCATTGCGAGGAGAAAAGTTCACGTTCGAGAATTACTGCTCAATGAATTATGCTAACTGCAACTTGAGATCTGATG TTTGGCAAGTGGCCTACTTTGGGCACTGTTTGCTACCAAGAATGCCAGATAACGGTGAAG AATATGATATCGAAGGAGATAACTTCTTGGAAAGTGCGATTATAAACGAGCCACCATTCAATCCTTTAACAGGGGAACAAGAAGGTCTATTTTAG